A window of the Dongshaea marina genome harbors these coding sequences:
- the rbfA gene encoding 30S ribosome-binding factor RbfA, protein MAKDYSRTRRVGQQLQKELAHILHREIKDPRVQMVTVSGVELSRDLQYAKVFVTFLDNDQEKINAAIKALGTATGYIRSLLGKSMRMRVIPELQFTYDKTLVEGMRLSNLVSQTVASDKERMTAAGRTEEGEE, encoded by the coding sequence ATGGCGAAAGATTATAGTCGTACTCGTCGCGTGGGCCAGCAGCTGCAAAAAGAGCTGGCTCATATTCTGCACCGGGAGATCAAGGATCCCCGGGTTCAGATGGTGACGGTTTCCGGTGTGGAGCTTTCCCGCGATCTGCAGTATGCCAAGGTATTTGTGACTTTCCTGGACAATGATCAGGAGAAGATCAATGCGGCCATAAAGGCCCTGGGCACTGCGACCGGGTATATCCGCTCCTTGCTTGGCAAGTCGATGCGGATGCGGGTCATTCCCGAGCTTCAGTTTACTTATGATAAGACTCTGGTCGAGGGGATGCGCCTCTCGAACCTGGTGTCCCAGACTGTCGCGAGCGATAAAGAGCGGATGACGGCAGCGGGCCGGACTGAAGAGGGTGAGGAATAA
- the truB gene encoding tRNA pseudouridine(55) synthase TruB, producing MARRRRFKGRDVHGVLLLDKPTGITSNDALQQVKRIYNAAKAGHTGALDPLATGMLPICFGEGTKFSQFLLDSDKRYQVTAKLGERTSTSDSDGEVIATRPVNVALSELLDVLDQFRGDQQQIPSMYSALKYQGKPLYQYAREGVEVPREARPISIFELKLDSFEGDELKMEVHCSKGTYIRTLVDDIGEALGCGAHVTQLRRTQVAQYPAARMITLEQLGAIFEQAKADTRPPREVLDPLLLPIDTAVMNLPEVNMLPMVASYVQQGQAVQVPGAPLEGSVRMTVGPERTFIGVAEIDDDGKVAPRRLVRMGE from the coding sequence ATGGCGCGAAGACGTCGTTTTAAAGGGCGTGACGTCCATGGGGTATTGCTGCTGGATAAGCCCACCGGCATTACCTCTAACGATGCCCTGCAACAGGTAAAGCGGATCTATAATGCGGCCAAAGCCGGTCACACAGGGGCCCTTGATCCTCTGGCAACCGGGATGCTGCCGATCTGTTTTGGTGAAGGGACCAAGTTTTCTCAGTTTTTGCTGGACTCTGATAAGCGTTATCAGGTGACCGCAAAACTGGGTGAGCGGACCAGCACCAGCGATTCTGATGGTGAGGTGATCGCAACCCGCCCGGTAAATGTAGCCCTGAGTGAGCTACTGGATGTGCTGGATCAGTTCCGTGGTGATCAGCAGCAGATCCCCTCTATGTATTCAGCGCTTAAGTATCAGGGCAAGCCCCTGTATCAGTATGCGCGTGAAGGCGTTGAGGTACCCCGGGAGGCGCGTCCCATCTCTATCTTTGAGCTTAAGCTCGATAGCTTTGAAGGCGATGAGCTCAAGATGGAGGTTCACTGCTCCAAGGGGACTTATATCCGGACCCTGGTGGATGACATTGGTGAGGCCCTGGGCTGTGGTGCCCATGTGACTCAGCTGCGGCGTACTCAGGTTGCCCAATATCCGGCGGCCCGGATGATCACCCTGGAGCAGCTGGGCGCGATCTTCGAGCAGGCTAAGGCGGATACCCGTCCTCCCCGTGAGGTGCTGGATCCCCTGTTGCTGCCGATCGATACCGCAGTGATGAACCTGCCCGAGGTCAACATGCTGCCCATGGTGGCTAGTTATGTGCAGCAGGGTCAGGCGGTACAGGTGCCGGGAGCTCCTTTAGAGGGCTCGGTGCGGATGACCGTTGGTCCCGAGCGTACCTTTATCGGGGTTGCCGAGATCGATGACGACGGCAAGGTAGCGCCGCGTCGTTTGGTACGCATGGGGGAGTAG
- the rpsO gene encoding 30S ribosomal protein S15 — protein sequence MSLTAEAKAAIVAEYARSEGDTGSPEVQVALLTAQINHLQGHFSKHIHDHHSRRGLLRMVAQRRNQLAYLKKTDVERYKTLIGRLGLRH from the coding sequence ATGTCACTAACTGCTGAAGCAAAAGCGGCTATCGTTGCTGAGTACGCTCGTTCTGAAGGCGATACCGGTTCTCCTGAAGTTCAGGTTGCTCTGCTGACTGCTCAGATCAACCACCTGCAGGGTCACTTCTCTAAGCACATCCACGATCACCACAGCCGTCGTGGTCTGCTGCGTATGGTTGCACAGCGTCGTAACCAGCTGGCTTACCTGAAGAAGACTGACGTTGAGCGTTACAAGACTCTGATCGGTCGTCTGGGTCTGCGTCACTAA
- a CDS encoding dipeptide ABC transporter ATP-binding protein, which yields MALLEVRNLCIEYPSRHGIHKAVSSLSFNIERGEILGVVGESGAGKSTVGNAVIDLLSPPGKIASGEVYLEGEMISHLRPESMRKVRGNKIGFIFQDPMTSLNPLFRIEKQLIETIRANLDVTAKEAYQRALSLMEQVGIPEPELRIKQYPHQFSGGMRQRVVIAIALAGEPDFIIADEPTTALDVSIQDQILTLIRELCVIRNVGCMLVTHDMGVVANVTDRVAVMYRGELVEIGKTSKVLHQPQHPYTRSLISAVPRSDIKLGRFPLVNYIEQAGEMTELDVKTHWLGQSEDQRDYQGALLQVKDINLRFTTRDSLFPSRREYVQASNQVSFELFEGETFGLVGESGSGKSTIARVIAGLYPPNSGQVIFEGIDLTALKREADRRPLRRQMQMVFQNPYSSMNPRMRVFDIIAEPIRFHKLTQSESQTRQVVADLLDHVGLGSASGVKFPHEFSGGQRQRISIARALATRPRLLICDEPTSALDVSVQAQILNLLKDLQDELNLSMLFISHDLPVIRQMCDRIGVMQKGTLVEIAGTEQLFTQPEHPYSEQLISFMPEFTGMDEPQAQCV from the coding sequence ATGGCATTACTTGAAGTCAGAAATCTTTGTATCGAATATCCCTCCCGGCATGGTATTCATAAAGCGGTTAGTTCCCTGTCATTTAATATTGAGCGTGGTGAGATCCTCGGGGTGGTCGGTGAGTCGGGGGCGGGTAAGTCCACGGTTGGTAACGCGGTTATCGATCTTCTCAGCCCTCCGGGCAAGATCGCAAGTGGTGAGGTTTACCTGGAGGGGGAGATGATCTCTCACCTTAGGCCTGAATCGATGCGAAAGGTTCGTGGAAATAAAATTGGCTTTATCTTCCAGGACCCCATGACCTCTCTAAACCCTTTGTTTCGCATAGAAAAGCAGCTGATAGAAACGATCCGGGCAAATCTTGATGTCACAGCAAAGGAGGCATACCAGCGCGCCCTGTCCCTGATGGAGCAGGTTGGGATCCCTGAGCCAGAGCTCAGAATCAAACAGTATCCCCATCAGTTCTCGGGTGGGATGCGTCAGCGGGTGGTGATCGCCATTGCTTTGGCCGGCGAGCCGGATTTTATTATTGCCGATGAACCGACGACGGCCCTGGATGTCTCGATTCAGGATCAGATCCTGACCCTGATCCGAGAGCTTTGCGTGATTCGTAATGTGGGATGTATGTTGGTGACCCATGATATGGGAGTGGTCGCCAATGTTACCGACCGGGTCGCAGTGATGTATCGGGGCGAGCTGGTTGAGATCGGGAAAACCTCTAAGGTATTGCACCAGCCACAGCACCCCTATACCCGGAGCTTGATCTCGGCGGTGCCGCGCTCAGATATCAAGCTGGGGCGTTTCCCCCTGGTCAATTACATCGAGCAGGCTGGCGAGATGACAGAGCTGGACGTAAAAACCCACTGGCTGGGTCAGAGTGAGGATCAGCGGGACTATCAGGGGGCATTGCTCCAGGTCAAAGATATTAATCTGCGTTTCACCACCAGGGATTCATTGTTTCCCAGCCGCAGAGAGTATGTTCAGGCCTCAAATCAAGTCAGCTTTGAGCTCTTTGAAGGGGAAACCTTTGGTCTGGTCGGGGAATCAGGCTCCGGAAAGTCGACCATTGCCCGGGTGATTGCGGGTCTCTACCCACCCAACTCCGGGCAAGTCATTTTCGAGGGGATCGATCTCACCGCTTTAAAGCGCGAAGCCGATCGCAGGCCTTTGCGTCGTCAGATGCAGATGGTATTTCAAAATCCCTACTCTTCGATGAATCCCAGGATGCGGGTGTTTGACATTATCGCAGAGCCGATCCGTTTTCATAAGCTGACACAGAGTGAATCCCAAACCCGGCAGGTGGTTGCCGACCTGTTGGATCATGTGGGATTAGGTTCTGCCAGCGGCGTCAAGTTTCCTCACGAGTTTTCCGGTGGGCAGCGTCAGCGGATCTCGATTGCCCGGGCCCTGGCAACCCGGCCTCGTTTGCTGATCTGTGATGAGCCAACATCAGCGTTGGATGTTTCGGTACAGGCGCAGATCCTCAATCTTTTGAAAGATCTACAGGATGAGCTCAACCTCAGCATGCTGTTTATCAGCCACGATCTCCCGGTGATCCGCCAGATGTGTGATCGGATTGGGGTGATGCAAAAGGGCACTCTGGTGGAGATCGCAGGCACAGAGCAACTTTTTACCCAACCTGAGCACCCATACAGTGAGCAGTTGATCTCCTTCATGCCGGAGTTTACCGGGATGGATGAGCCACAGGCACAGTGTGTCTAA
- a CDS encoding ABC transporter substrate-binding protein — translation MKYLSKKITIALMAAGLSFSSVAANIKIAYDSDPVSLDPQEQLSGGTLQMSHLLFDPLVRLTQDMQFEPRLATSWERVNDHTFRFHLRQGVTFHSGNPMTADDVVWTFKRLQGSPDFKGIFEPYVGMKKVDEYTVDLISKGPYPLVLQNATYIFVMDKKFYSGKTKDGKDKSAIIKNVGSFASANESGTGPFIITHRDQGIKDVFTRYKSYWDHSSKGNVDEITLLPIANEASRYLALKTGDVDMIAPVSPNEFRNIRSSKGLQLVTMAGTRSLTFQMNQHSNPALKNQKVREAIIYAINNELIVKKLLRGFATVAGQQSPKGYAGYDPALVPRYNLKKAKELMKEAGYPDGFTLTMMAPNNRYLNDEKVAQATKSMLGKIGIRVELKTMPKAQYWPEFDKCAADMMMIGWSSDTNDSANFVQFLEMTRDPKTGAGQYNCGYYSNPQVDKLIIASNSEIDPNKRGKMLQEAETILYKDAAFVPLYYNNLAWAAKTSLHIKPVVNAINMPYLGDLVVDQKSS, via the coding sequence GTGAAATACTTGAGTAAAAAAATAACCATCGCCTTGATGGCGGCCGGGCTGAGCTTTAGTAGCGTCGCTGCCAATATTAAGATCGCCTATGATTCCGATCCGGTATCACTGGATCCGCAGGAGCAGCTTTCCGGTGGAACCCTGCAGATGTCGCATCTGCTGTTCGATCCCCTGGTGCGCCTGACTCAGGATATGCAGTTTGAGCCTCGCCTGGCAACCAGCTGGGAGCGAGTCAATGATCATACCTTCCGCTTTCACCTTCGTCAGGGTGTGACCTTTCACTCCGGGAATCCGATGACCGCCGATGATGTAGTCTGGACCTTTAAGCGGTTGCAGGGCTCTCCGGACTTCAAGGGGATTTTTGAACCCTATGTGGGGATGAAAAAAGTCGATGAGTACACTGTGGATCTCATCTCGAAGGGCCCATATCCACTGGTGCTACAGAATGCCACCTACATCTTTGTGATGGATAAAAAATTCTACTCGGGCAAAACCAAGGATGGCAAGGATAAGTCCGCGATTATTAAAAATGTGGGTTCCTTTGCCTCGGCCAACGAATCGGGGACCGGGCCCTTCATCATTACCCACAGGGATCAGGGGATCAAGGATGTTTTCACCCGCTATAAAAGCTACTGGGATCATAGTTCTAAGGGCAATGTTGACGAGATCACCCTGCTGCCGATCGCTAATGAGGCTTCTCGCTACCTGGCATTGAAGACGGGGGATGTCGACATGATAGCCCCGGTGAGTCCGAATGAGTTTCGTAATATCCGAAGCAGCAAAGGACTACAGCTGGTGACCATGGCCGGGACTCGCTCACTGACCTTTCAGATGAACCAGCACAGCAATCCAGCCCTGAAGAACCAAAAGGTGCGTGAGGCGATCATCTATGCGATCAACAATGAGCTGATCGTGAAAAAGCTATTGCGTGGCTTTGCAACGGTAGCCGGGCAACAGAGTCCTAAGGGATATGCTGGCTATGATCCGGCCCTGGTTCCCCGTTATAACCTCAAAAAAGCCAAAGAGTTGATGAAGGAGGCGGGTTATCCGGATGGCTTTACCTTGACCATGATGGCGCCCAATAACCGCTATCTCAATGATGAAAAAGTGGCTCAGGCCACTAAATCGATGCTGGGTAAAATTGGCATCAGGGTCGAGCTTAAGACGATGCCGAAGGCCCAGTACTGGCCGGAGTTTGATAAGTGTGCCGCCGATATGATGATGATCGGCTGGAGCTCAGATACCAATGACTCAGCTAACTTTGTGCAGTTTTTGGAGATGACCCGTGATCCCAAGACAGGGGCGGGCCAGTATAACTGTGGTTATTACTCCAACCCACAAGTGGATAAGCTGATCATCGCATCTAACAGCGAGATTGATCCCAACAAGCGCGGCAAGATGCTGCAAGAGGCAGAGACCATCTTGTATAAAGACGCAGCTTTCGTTCCTCTTTACTACAACAACCTGGCCTGGGCAGCCAAGACCAGTTTACATATCAAACCGGTGGTTAATGCCATTAATATGCCCTACCTGGGCGATCTGGTTGTCGATCAAAAGAGTTCATGA
- a CDS encoding ABC transporter permease, with translation MAGFLFKRLVQALIVMFIISLVAFAIQDNLGDPLRELVGQSVSNAERAELRHQMGLDAPFLVKYGRFVKKAMHGDLGTSYFYKRPVVDVIKDKLVATLELVFGASMIILLLSIPLGVYTAIHPKNLFTKLVLGVSTIGISIPVFLTAIMLIYFFSVYLGWLPTFGRGETRDLLGWQSGYFTLDGLQHLILPCVSLASIMLPLFIRLVRSEMLEVLGSEYIKFARAKGLKMGRVYYQHALKNTMLPVLTVGGVQIGTMVAYTILTETVFQWPGTGFLFLQAITRVDTPVITAYVIFVGLIFVVTNTLVDLLYGLINPTVKLASKGA, from the coding sequence ATGGCTGGGTTTTTATTTAAGCGACTGGTTCAGGCTCTGATCGTGATGTTTATCATCAGCCTGGTTGCCTTTGCGATTCAGGATAACCTGGGAGATCCGCTTCGCGAGCTGGTGGGTCAGTCGGTTTCCAACGCGGAGCGAGCCGAGCTTCGTCACCAGATGGGACTCGATGCTCCCTTTTTGGTGAAATATGGCCGTTTTGTGAAAAAGGCGATGCACGGGGATCTTGGTACCTCCTATTTCTATAAGCGCCCGGTGGTGGATGTGATCAAGGATAAGCTGGTTGCCACCCTGGAGTTGGTGTTTGGTGCCTCAATGATCATATTGCTGCTCTCTATTCCACTGGGGGTCTATACCGCGATTCATCCCAAGAATCTATTTACTAAGCTGGTGCTGGGTGTCAGCACCATAGGGATCTCCATTCCGGTGTTCCTGACGGCGATCATGCTGATCTATTTCTTCTCGGTATATCTGGGATGGCTGCCCACCTTTGGTCGGGGAGAAACCCGGGATCTGCTGGGTTGGCAGTCCGGCTACTTCACTCTGGATGGATTACAGCACCTGATCCTACCCTGCGTTTCGCTGGCCTCCATCATGTTGCCACTGTTTATTCGTTTGGTGCGCTCGGAGATGCTGGAGGTGCTTGGTTCGGAGTACATCAAGTTTGCCAGGGCCAAGGGGCTAAAAATGGGCCGGGTTTATTATCAGCATGCTCTGAAAAATACCATGCTGCCGGTTCTGACGGTTGGTGGGGTACAAATCGGCACCATGGTGGCCTATACCATACTTACCGAAACCGTGTTTCAGTGGCCCGGAACCGGCTTTTTGTTTCTGCAGGCGATCACCCGGGTCGATACGCCGGTGATCACAGCTTACGTCATCTTCGTGGGGCTTATCTTTGTGGTGACCAATACCCTGGTGGATCTCCTGTATGGCCTGATCAACCCGACCGTTAAACTCGCCAGTAAGGGAGCCTGA
- a CDS encoding AraC family transcriptional regulator: MRNLKSVSRYQDFITHDLTNYIYQNLCRPLSMDELSEYCSLSLFYFQRIFKIVMNESAAGFIRRIRLEFAAQYLLDTNETNITAIAHRCGYSSSQNFARCFKQKFGVTPSEYRSSKLRHRSLEFLTHQLQELTHRGPLQHIKPMQPVYCETLELPDSQVAYIRKQRPYNLRNTMDAFAELRARVAPTPLPKNPLTFALYWDVPLVTQDEKCRLDACVELEHAQSDQESYHIQTVQGGLYRVCHFEFYGGQGEFNQAWVCAIKDFTDSAMLRSHKPVFARFDNRNDWNPELPWSFDICIPIERNRP, from the coding sequence ATGAGAAACTTGAAAAGTGTGTCCCGTTATCAGGATTTTATCACTCACGATCTCACAAACTATATCTATCAAAACCTGTGCCGACCTCTTTCGATGGATGAACTCTCGGAATACTGCTCTTTATCCCTATTCTATTTTCAACGCATATTCAAAATAGTAATGAACGAGAGTGCCGCTGGTTTTATCCGGCGCATTCGATTAGAGTTTGCGGCTCAGTATCTACTGGACACCAACGAGACCAACATCACAGCCATAGCCCATCGCTGCGGCTACTCCAGCTCACAAAACTTCGCCCGATGCTTCAAACAAAAATTTGGTGTCACTCCTTCTGAGTATCGCAGCAGCAAGCTGCGGCACCGTAGCTTAGAATTTTTAACCCATCAACTGCAAGAGCTGACACACAGAGGGCCACTGCAACATATTAAACCGATGCAACCCGTCTACTGTGAAACCCTTGAGCTTCCCGATTCTCAGGTGGCCTACATCCGAAAGCAGCGCCCCTATAATCTCAGGAACACCATGGATGCCTTTGCTGAGCTAAGAGCAAGAGTTGCCCCGACACCACTTCCCAAAAATCCCCTGACATTTGCCCTCTACTGGGATGTCCCCCTGGTCACCCAGGATGAGAAGTGCCGGCTGGATGCCTGTGTTGAGCTTGAGCATGCTCAGTCTGACCAGGAAAGCTATCACATTCAGACTGTTCAGGGAGGGCTCTACCGGGTTTGTCACTTTGAGTTTTATGGTGGCCAGGGTGAGTTCAACCAGGCATGGGTATGTGCGATTAAAGATTTCACCGACAGTGCCATGTTACGCAGCCACAAACCCGTTTTTGCTCGTTTTGATAACCGTAATGACTGGAACCCGGAGCTCCCCTGGTCTTTTGATATCTGTATTCCAATTGAAAGAAACCGCCCTTAG
- a CDS encoding LysR family transcriptional regulator, producing the protein MPTLDAMRAFIAVAEHGGFTSAAKHLVVTAMALSKQVKRLEEELGLSLLKRTTQKVSLTDFGSSYLEKCRSIVNAADELEQWSRSFHSSPSGRLEILAAQPFSEYLMMPHLAEFRELYPDIQLHINYVKEHIHPSEMNFDLAFGMNEYLGRRQQGLKRRLLFETELSLYASPDYLDRYGMPQTPRELLDHWLIADGTAEPRNLLPITQGTHYYEPANLSYVLPRLAVECTDYHGRFKLACDGLGIWVGYKKYYPPLWQALEEGRLVKVLEEYWLKPWPIYLYYQVARYEQPKLRAFIDFMMDRVAGWEPKPSR; encoded by the coding sequence ATGCCGACACTTGATGCAATGCGCGCCTTTATTGCCGTTGCCGAACATGGTGGTTTTACCAGTGCCGCGAAGCACTTGGTTGTGACTGCAATGGCCCTGAGTAAGCAGGTCAAACGCCTGGAGGAGGAGCTGGGTCTATCCCTGCTAAAGCGCACGACACAGAAGGTGAGTCTGACAGATTTTGGGAGCTCTTACCTTGAGAAGTGTCGAAGCATAGTGAATGCGGCAGATGAGCTGGAGCAGTGGAGCCGCTCATTTCATAGCTCGCCGAGTGGCCGCCTGGAGATCCTGGCTGCGCAGCCTTTTTCAGAGTACCTGATGATGCCTCATCTGGCGGAGTTTCGGGAGCTGTATCCGGATATCCAGCTCCACATAAACTATGTTAAAGAGCATATCCATCCTTCTGAGATGAACTTTGATCTGGCATTCGGAATGAATGAGTATCTGGGACGTCGCCAGCAGGGGCTAAAAAGGCGGTTGCTGTTTGAGACAGAGCTTTCTCTATATGCTTCTCCCGATTATCTGGATAGGTATGGGATGCCGCAGACCCCAAGAGAGCTCCTCGATCACTGGTTGATTGCCGATGGTACGGCGGAGCCACGAAACCTGTTACCCATCACTCAGGGGACTCATTATTACGAACCGGCAAACTTAAGTTACGTCCTCCCAAGGTTAGCGGTGGAGTGTACCGATTACCATGGTCGCTTCAAGCTTGCCTGTGATGGGCTTGGGATTTGGGTCGGATATAAAAAATATTATCCGCCACTGTGGCAAGCCCTTGAGGAGGGGCGCTTGGTGAAGGTACTTGAAGAGTACTGGCTCAAGCCCTGGCCTATCTATCTCTATTATCAGGTTGCTCGCTATGAGCAGCCAAAATTGAGAGCCTTTATCGATTTTATGATGGACAGGGTGGCTGGCTGGGAGCCGAAGCCTTCACGATAA
- a CDS encoding acyltransferase family protein, which yields MNTQVKPRRYDFLDNIKWVLAVLVILHHCASTAGLDPIGYNLPHVKESMQYQYGILGSFQGINQSFFMSLFFFISAYFVIPSYERKGAGRFMLDKLKRLGIPTLITLFIIFPVIGSVDFARSNVEGFFLNGNIILGVTWFCWTLIVFSGVFALCRIVITGSSKEQLDKPFPALWKILLFAVVMIPVNFFGFYLMKMLGQDFLGFHLLKYFPLYISMFYFGIQAYKYQWLDKLEFKHAFAGILMWIIAKAFIAPIASGYGLYDEMVTRGFTVIGMSMFLLYGFKILFDCKGKWSSLLARTAFAAYVVQNVPMKFAADLYQPFMAQTPLINFVVIAIPSVIGSFAIGYLICKTPVLKRIF from the coding sequence ATGAATACTCAGGTAAAACCAAGGCGCTATGATTTTCTGGATAATATCAAGTGGGTGCTGGCGGTATTGGTGATTTTGCACCATTGTGCCTCGACGGCAGGCCTGGATCCGATCGGTTATAACCTGCCTCATGTCAAAGAATCGATGCAATATCAGTATGGAATTCTGGGCTCATTTCAAGGGATCAATCAGTCATTTTTTATGTCACTATTTTTCTTTATCTCGGCTTATTTTGTGATCCCTTCGTACGAGCGCAAGGGCGCAGGGAGATTTATGCTTGATAAGCTAAAACGCCTTGGGATCCCAACCCTGATCACTTTGTTTATTATCTTTCCCGTTATTGGTTCAGTTGATTTCGCCAGATCAAATGTAGAAGGTTTTTTCCTTAACGGAAATATTATCTTAGGTGTGACCTGGTTTTGCTGGACCCTGATTGTGTTTAGCGGGGTGTTTGCCCTGTGCCGCATTGTCATCACTGGGAGCTCAAAGGAGCAGCTTGATAAGCCATTTCCGGCACTTTGGAAGATCCTGCTGTTTGCCGTGGTGATGATCCCGGTTAATTTTTTTGGATTTTATCTGATGAAGATGCTGGGTCAGGACTTCTTAGGTTTCCACCTCTTGAAGTACTTTCCCCTGTATATCTCTATGTTTTACTTTGGGATTCAGGCTTACAAATACCAGTGGCTGGATAAATTGGAGTTTAAACATGCCTTTGCCGGGATCCTGATGTGGATTATAGCGAAGGCGTTTATCGCTCCTATAGCGTCAGGCTATGGTTTGTACGATGAGATGGTAACCCGTGGGTTTACCGTCATTGGCATGTCGATGTTTCTGCTCTATGGCTTCAAGATCTTGTTTGATTGCAAAGGCAAATGGAGTTCACTGTTGGCAAGAACCGCTTTTGCCGCTTATGTGGTGCAGAATGTCCCAATGAAATTTGCCGCAGACCTTTATCAGCCGTTTATGGCACAGACACCCTTAATTAATTTTGTGGTAATCGCGATCCCCTCGGTGATCGGCTCTTTTGCTATTGGTTATCTTATCTGCAAGACTCCGGTGCTCAAGCGGATTTTTTAA
- a CDS encoding mechanosensitive ion channel family protein translates to MTLEQWILIPALLLILGLLILAGRRLMLGIEQRQRETIKKRKKVSPIATESPLDHPARSAKQKALKSVGRRFTVIRRGLMVIVLLLLIMIASIPLLGILPAAAVSLAIGLVGVIVGIAARSTLENLIAGIMLTFSGVIREGDTVIVGDHYGTIEDITWTHCVIKIWNWRRHLIPNSELLSRDFVNLTIHDSYQWCHVEFWVAADADLKEVKKAAIEAAQMSESHAGYEDPKFWVMEMGKEGLKCWIAAWADSPSEAWELGNDIRTELTARLQQLGILYHRVYFTLDQSRENQPSLTEVTQSSPPHDIRERYQA, encoded by the coding sequence ATGACGCTTGAACAATGGATCCTAATTCCGGCACTACTCCTCATCCTGGGACTGCTGATCCTGGCCGGCAGACGGCTAATGCTTGGCATCGAGCAGCGCCAACGGGAAACCATCAAAAAGCGCAAGAAAGTCTCCCCCATAGCCACCGAATCCCCACTGGATCACCCCGCTCGCAGTGCCAAACAAAAAGCCCTCAAGAGCGTCGGACGCCGCTTTACCGTGATCCGCCGTGGTCTGATGGTCATCGTTCTTCTTCTGCTCATTATGATCGCCAGCATCCCCCTGCTTGGGATCTTGCCTGCCGCTGCCGTGTCGCTGGCGATCGGCCTGGTGGGTGTCATCGTCGGTATCGCCGCCCGCTCCACTTTGGAGAATCTTATCGCCGGGATCATGCTCACCTTCTCCGGGGTGATCCGTGAGGGGGATACAGTCATAGTTGGCGATCACTACGGCACCATCGAGGATATCACCTGGACCCATTGCGTGATTAAGATCTGGAACTGGCGGCGCCATCTCATTCCCAACTCAGAGCTGCTGTCACGGGATTTTGTCAATCTCACCATCCATGACAGCTATCAATGGTGCCATGTCGAGTTCTGGGTTGCCGCCGATGCCGATCTTAAAGAGGTCAAAAAAGCTGCCATCGAGGCAGCTCAAATGAGCGAAAGTCATGCAGGGTATGAAGATCCCAAGTTCTGGGTGATGGAGATGGGAAAAGAGGGCCTTAAGTGCTGGATAGCCGCCTGGGCTGACTCACCCAGTGAAGCCTGGGAGCTCGGCAATGATATCCGCACCGAACTCACCGCCAGGTTGCAGCAGCTCGGGATCCTTTATCACAGAGTCTATTTTACCCTGGATCAGAGTAGAGAAAACCAACCCTCATTGACCGAGGTGACCCAAAGCTCACCACCGCATGACATTCGGGAGCGCTATCAGGCCTAA